The genomic region CTTTTCAGCAGCTTTCAGGAGGAGAAAAAAGAAGAGTACTTCTAGTCCGGGCGTTAAACCGTGAAGCTAAGTTACTTTTTTTAGATGAACCCTTTTCTGGCGTTGATCTTCTCCATCAGCAGAAAATTTTACAATTTTTACGCTTTTACGTGCAAGAACTAAACGCCCTTGTGTTGGTGGTGGTGCACGAACTGAGTCTGGCTTTAAGACATTTTGACCGGCTACTTTTCTTGGAAAATGGAATGCTTATGGGAGATTTAACCCCAGAAGAAGTTACCGAAAGTTTTTTGAGCCGTTTAATAGGCCTTCCTACTAAACTTTTGCGCCCCAAAGACCCTAACTTTGATGGTATTTATTTAGTAGGCCGATAATGTTTCCAGAATAAACTGTTAAGCTTAATTACAGCGTCAAAAGAATTAAGGCCAGGTCTTGCAAATTCAATTTCGGGAACTTTTACCACTACCGCTGATAAACTCTTAAAATAAGGACGTTCTTTAGGAGGAACAGGGTTTCGGTTCATTGGGCCTTCTTGATACAGATAAAAATCAGGAGAAAGGGCTATAATTTTTTCTGGGGAAATGAGAACGTGTTTTTTTTGCACGTTTACAGGGTTTATACCTCCAGCTGCACGAATTATGTCCGTGACGATACTTTTTTGCCCAGCTACCTTTAAAGGTAGGCTTGTTATTTCGTATATAACTTTGGGTTGATAGGGTAAAGGCTTTACCTGTGTAAGTTTAGCCGAGAGCTTGACTATTAATTGACGGGCTTTTTCCTCTCTGCCAAGGATGTTCCCAAGGTCTTTGATACATTTAAGGATTTCATCGAGCGTGCGCGGGTCGTAACGATAGACTTTAGCGTCAAACCGGCCCGCCAATTCATCAGGGAAGGCCCGTTTAGAGCCCACTATTAAAACATCAGGACGCAAAGCTTTTATTAACTCCAGGTTAGGGCGTAAATGAGAGCCTACTTTAGTAGCTTTAGGGAAGAAATGGTCGTGGCGAGTTACGCCAACGACCTCATCTTCTATGCCCAATGCTTTAATAATCTGACTGGCCCCTGGGTAGAGAACAACGATTCTTAAAGCGTTAGCCTGTGTAGCCCCTAAAAAAGTCCACCAGAATATA from Thermodesulfatator indicus DSM 15286 harbors:
- a CDS encoding ABC transporter substrate-binding protein codes for the protein MKKCFLISLIFWWTFLGATQANALRIVVLYPGASQIIKALGIEDEVVGVTRHDHFFPKATKVGSHLRPNLELIKALRPDVLIVGSKRAFPDELAGRFDAKVYRYDPRTLDEILKCIKDLGNILGREEKARQLIVKLSAKLTQVKPLPYQPKVIYEITSLPLKVAGQKSIVTDIIRAAGGINPVNVQKKHVLISPEKIIALSPDFYLYQEGPMNRNPVPPKERPYFKSLSAVVVKVPEIEFARPGLNSFDAVIKLNSLFWKHYRPTK